A single region of the Gloeocapsa sp. DLM2.Bin57 genome encodes:
- a CDS encoding DUF2288 domain-containing protein — MTDIKIQLSEELATIQWKDIIPHAQRDVVIVVNPNLDLLDVGEAIALNNTNKIQDWICESLITKPLSEQLSQWNQNPNKEFNALIVQPFVLVQSFG; from the coding sequence ATGACAGATATAAAAATACAACTTTCTGAAGAATTAGCTACTATTCAATGGAAGGACATCATTCCCCATGCTCAACGAGATGTAGTTATTGTAGTTAATCCCAACCTCGATTTGCTAGATGTAGGTGAAGCCATAGCCTTAAACAATACTAATAAGATTCAAGATTGGATCTGCGAAAGTCTAATTACTAAACCATTGTCAGAGCAATTAAGTCAATGGAATCAAAATCCTAACAAAGAATTCAATGCTTTAATTGTACAGCCCTTTGTTTTAGTGCAATCGTTTGGTTAA
- a CDS encoding VWA domain-containing protein: MGAVQFSSEIAQKLPSSQKNNFDNTDELRQQAKALANQVQSLQQLEQLNPQEEQLLSDLKSELAEINKLGKKALAKAQRFASSIETILPEAIYSASQTAKQAISNIGETLNSFGWGSETGQLTQAGSFEDKIKLAQELSNNAKLVRIALIAGRMKQLAAKKQRTKTNNVPQEPYTVEMGNNLNRVLPSELINLAIPELRPLFCKSYSENSLLQYRLRGFDTTVRGPIVICLDSSGSMEGDKEEWSKGVAIALLHVANSQKRDCCILHFDKEVRRIDDFSKGQIDTLKLKNSMLSFYRGGTSWQKPLDSAMEVIESSQYSQADIILITDGECAVESEWLEQFLEKKKEKKVNLFAVLLGCTESTELQKIANQTIVLNSSSHNELMQLSEKAKIEEIFTI; encoded by the coding sequence ATGGGTGCTGTACAGTTTTCTTCTGAAATCGCCCAAAAATTACCTTCAAGTCAAAAGAATAACTTTGATAATACCGATGAGCTTCGACAACAAGCTAAGGCGCTCGCTAATCAAGTTCAATCTCTTCAACAACTTGAACAACTCAATCCCCAAGAAGAGCAACTGTTATCCGACCTCAAATCGGAACTAGCTGAAATTAACAAACTTGGTAAAAAAGCTTTAGCTAAAGCACAGAGATTCGCTTCATCTATTGAAACAATTTTACCCGAAGCAATTTATTCTGCTAGCCAAACAGCAAAACAAGCCATATCAAACATAGGTGAAACTCTCAATAGTTTCGGTTGGGGGAGTGAAACTGGTCAACTAACACAAGCTGGTTCTTTTGAAGATAAAATCAAATTGGCTCAAGAATTATCGAATAATGCAAAGTTGGTTAGAATTGCGTTGATAGCAGGACGAATGAAACAGTTAGCTGCCAAAAAACAAAGAACTAAAACCAATAACGTTCCTCAAGAGCCTTATACAGTTGAAATGGGTAATAACCTCAACAGAGTTCTACCAAGTGAGCTAATTAACCTAGCAATTCCTGAACTAAGACCCTTGTTCTGCAAAAGTTATTCTGAAAATTCTCTCTTACAGTATAGACTCAGAGGCTTTGATACCACCGTTCGAGGACCAATAGTTATCTGTCTTGATTCCAGTGGTTCTATGGAAGGGGATAAGGAAGAATGGAGTAAAGGAGTGGCAATCGCTCTTCTTCATGTTGCTAACTCTCAAAAAAGAGATTGTTGTATCTTGCATTTTGATAAAGAGGTACGGAGAATAGACGATTTTTCTAAAGGACAAATAGACACACTGAAACTGAAAAATTCCATGTTGAGCTTTTACCGTGGTGGTACATCTTGGCAAAAACCTTTAGATTCAGCGATGGAAGTAATTGAATCATCTCAATATTCTCAAGCAGATATTATCCTTATTACAGATGGAGAATGTGCTGTTGAATCTGAATGGTTAGAACAGTTTCTGGAGAAAAAGAAAGAGAAAAAAGTTAATCTATTTGCAGTTTTACTTGGCTGTACTGAATCTACTGAACTTCAAAAAATTGCTAATCAAACTATCGTCTTGAATTCCAGTTCCCACAACGAACTGATGCAATTATCTGAGAAGGCAAAAATTGAAGAAATTTTCACAATTTGA